The sequence ACTGGCAAAGATGCCCGCCACTGGTACAAAAATTGAAAACTATGAGGACTTCGTCAAAGTTCACGGTCTGCTTCTGGCTGCGTCGGGTCTCCCTCGATCGCTTCATCGCAAACTGTTCGATAAACTAGTTTCAGAGACCTTCGACGGTGGCGCCTACTTCCATATCGAGCCCTGTCAGGAAGGACGGCAGAGGCGACTTCTTCTTACCTCTGATTCTATGCCCAATGAATCCAACGTTTTCCTTGTCGACCATGCCTGGACATTTCGTCTTTCCGATGCTTACAAGCAGGTAAATAGTTTTTCGCCTTCGATGCTTCCTTTACATAAGAATCTACTTTTGAGCTGTGGAACTGCAATTACTAGCTTAGTCTTAATCTAGGTAGGGACATTTTACTTGTTCGTTCAATTTATGGTTTTTGCTGGCTACAGAGCGTAGAATACTTAAAACTTACAACCTTTGCAGCTTCAAGAAGTGCCAGGGTTGGTACAGAGAATGGCTTCTTTGATGTGTGTAGATATCGACTTCAATTCTGATGCCGATGATGAGGATGGAGTTTCTCAAGATCACAATTCGAAATTGAATGTCGTGGATGTGGTTCAGAACGAGATTAATGATGCAAAAGCTAAAGGCTATGATACTGTTAGATGGTTGGAGCTTGAGGAACTTGACATTGACGATGATATGCTTCTCTCTCTTGATTTACCGGGCAAGTTTCCGGTCAGTTTTATCATTACCGCCAAGTTATTTTCATAGCATAAAGCATGAGACAAGATTCTTTCGTTATTTGTTTATATTAGTCTAAAATCCGAATTTCTCGTCAATGTTGATAgcccatatatatatttttattacagTTGGAGTTGCTCTCGTAACTAATATCATACTCAGGAGGTGCCATTAGTAGCTTTAGGGATTTCTTTCGATTTGATGTTAATAATGTTTgtcttaatttttgttttaggATCTACTAGCGCTTAGCCTGTGTGGAAACAAGCTTGACAGCGTAGAAACAATAGTGCAAGAAGTTAccaaattcaaatatttaaggGCTCTGTGGCTGAATAACAATCCAGTCCTAAAACACGGGTATCTTTGCTGATAAGTTGAAAGTATGGACTGGTTTACAGTTTCTATTATTGATTATTCTTGAGAAAGAAGTTTTCTATTACTCCAGTGATGATCATATGGTGGATACAATTATCCAAAGATGTCCAACATTGCAAATCTACAACTCGCGTTTCACTGATAACTTTGGTGAGTGGGCCTTGGGATTTTCTGAAGGAGTGTATGAGAAGGATAATCCTGGCTGCGTCCATGAAGGAGAGTCTGACTTGCAGTGTGTCACTTCCCTTGATCTTTCAAATAGATTTGTTCATTCTCTTATGAATAAGGTCAGAACAATTTATGTTTTGCTAAATCTTCATTTCATGCTTTACTTTTTGGGTATGACAAACTCTACCTTTCCACGTGCTTTCCTTATTCAGAGAAAGAATTCATATTTTGTGAAGTTCTCCTATTTTCTGGACAAAGTTTCCTGCATAACTCATGTGTTATTATTTTGGACATCACATAAACTTGGATTAATTTCATTGATGGTTTAATGTGGTCCTGTTTTTCTTCAGGCATTTTCTCCTGTCAAAATGCCAGCTCTTTCACACTTGAATATTCGGGGAAACCCATTGGAGCAGAATTCAATTAATGAATTATTGGAAGTATTGAAAGGATTTCCTCATTTACAAGCTTTAGAGGTACTTATTTAAAATGGTGGCATTTGTTAATGCTTGAAAAGAAGTTTGATATTCTTATCAAATTGTTATGATTTTCAGTAGTTTaattgtccttttttttttgtcattttggaAGGTGGATATTCCTGGCCCCCTTGGTGGAAGTGCTATAGAAATTCTTGAATCTTTTCCCAGTCTTTCTTTGCTGAATGGTGTCCATGcatcaaaaatattagaaactGGAAACCCTGTGATTGATGCAAAATTGGAGCCTCGTCTTCCCAAATGGACAGCTGACGAACCTCTTGCTGATCGCATTATTTCTGCAATGTGGTTATATATCATGTCATATAGACTTGCAGATGAGGAAAAGATCGATGAAACCTCAGTGTGGTATGCATTAGCAAGTTGATTGgtcaagcaaaaaaaaaaaaaatcttcggGTTCTTTTTTGCTGGGTGGTTATTATCATTAACTAGTTAAATTCATTACACATCTAAACTTTTAGAACACATGTTTTGAAGTCCATTTTCTGTTTAAAAGTGTTGCGTAGAAGAACAGAACATTTGGATAGAACTAATAACTAAATGTAACTTTTGTAAAGTTTTGCTAATATGATCCGTGCCTGATGGTTTTCTATGAAATTGGAACActgttttttttgtataatgAATAGGTTGAGAAAATTAATGGCCAACTTATGCTCTTCTCCTGGAATGTAGATATGAGCTTGCAAAATATTATCCAGATACTAGTTGATGCATAGTAAATGtctaaagggcggcccggtgcactacgcgtccccgctgagcgagggtccggggaggggtcccaccacaagggtgtactgggggcaagccttcccctgccaatttatttggcaagaggcggctcctaagactcgaacccgtgacctctagGCCACACGACAACaatgtttaccgttgcgccaaggctcgccctctatgCATAGTAAATGTCtaaatgaagaaaataatttCAAAACAAGGATAAGGAAATCACATGAAACTATTGCAGTTTTAGAAAAGttataatacataaataatattatatgtgAAATGGTAAGTTATACCTCAGTTTGTCTCTATTTTAGTGATTGGAAGAATCCTCAACAAAGAAAGGTATTAAGGGCTATATGATTTCTCTAAAGAATTGGAACTTATAATGCGATAGGTGATATGAGCATTCATCAGTCTAATAGTTGAGTAGAATGGTTTTGTATGGTAGTAAAATGTCCTGGATTTGTCCATTTCCTTTCTGCATCAAATTTTGCGTTGCCATTCCTTTTAGTGCAAATTGTGCCTAATTTTCAAGAATGGAAAAGCTTAATCCAAGTGAATTGTGCATGTTGTTTTGGTTTACCGTTGCTTGATTGAACAAGTCTGCTTGTGAGGTCACTGGGTAGTGCCATTATGATCTTGCTTCTCCCTCATAATTAGATGTATTCATGTGAATCTAACACGCATATGGAAGCACATATGTGCCTAATGATGTGGCCTAAATTGCTTGTTCCCTGCAGGTATGTGATGGATGAACTAGGTTCTGCTTTACGGCACAGTGATGAGCCGAATTTCAGGGTGGCTCCTTTCCTGTTTATGCCAGAGGGGAAGCTTGAATCAGCTGTGAGGTTGCCTCTGGTTATTTTACTCATGCGTTTGTCAATTTGTGCATATTTCCTGAACTTTGCAATCCTTTAGGGTGCATATAAAATGTGAATGTCTTATGAAGCTCAATTGAAAAATGACATGCTCAGACATCTGTGCTTTGAAATAGTTGACAGGTCCTCCAAGTTGCAGTTAAAACAGTTGCAATTTTGAATTAAgtacttatttttctttttgtttccaGCTATTCCATATTATGGCCCGTTCAGAATGTCAAAAATGGAGATGAATGCACTCGTGATTTCCTTTTTGGAATTGGGGAAGACAAACACCGTTCTGCCAGGCTGACTGCATATTTCCATACAccacataatttttttattcaagtATTAACTCTGTGGATCCACTGCTCTGCtacttttaaatttaatgtggaTTGGCTCTTGGCTCAGTGCTAATTAGGGAAATTTTTATTCAGGAGTACAAGAAATTCTGTCAGAACTTGCAATCAACAAATCTAAACTCTTTGCCTGTGAAGTCTCCTTCAACTAAACGCTTGTGTCGTGGCGATGGATTTCCTTTGCATGTCTACACTGATATACCACAAGTGGAAGAACTTTTAACACGTCCAGAATTTGTAATCAGTACGTATTATAGCCATTTCCCTGTTGTTTAAGTCTGTAATATGTCCCAACTGATGCATTTGTGAATCTATACATCCTATGAGATCTGTTGGGGTAAGCTAGTAATGAATGCAGCATAAGCTTACCATACTTTTGTTCAAGattattatttgattaaaaTTTGTTCACTACATTTTTTTTGGAATTGTTTGTTTATTAGATGGTTCCTATTCCCACTTGATTTCAGTCTGGATAAACAAGGCCACCTAATTGTCAGTCTACTACGTAGGCAactttttttatctttattttcttctttcaaATGTTTTTGCTCATACAATTGCTTGCAACTTATGTTGTCTATTGGTGGACCAATATTTCCTTGACCCAGTCTTACAGGTTCTCATTACTCTTTTTCTTGCAGCATCGGAGTCCAAGGATGCAGATATTATATGGACAAGTATGCAGGTGGATGATGAAACAAAAAAAGCTACTGGAATAACGGACCAGCAATACATTAACCAATTTCCTTTTGAGGCTTGTCTTGTCATGAAACATCATCTGGCAGAGACTGTTCAGAGGGTAAAGAGAGAAACTTTGATTATATGTCAATACTTCATTTTGCTTACAATCCGTGATGCATAGCATAGTATTGATCTTTAAGAGAGCTGTTAATTTTATCTCTGCTTTATTTATTAGCAGTTTTTGAAACCGTTCACCCAAGTTGGTTAGATTTATGAGATTCTTCTTCCTAACAGGCTCATGGAAGTCCTGAATGGTTGCAACCAACTTACAATCTGGAAACACATCTATCTCCACTTATTGGTGACTGTTATTTGCGTGAAAGAGATGGAATGGACAACCTATGGATCTTAAAGCCATGGAACATGGCCCGAACTATTGATACAACTGTAACTGATAATTTGGCTGCAATTATCCGACTGATGGAGACTGGTCCTAAAATATGCCAGAAATATATTGAGCACCCTGCCTTGTTCCAAGGGAAGAAATTCGATCTCCGTTATATTGTACTTGTTCGCAGTATGAACCCCTTGGAACTTTTTCTCGCAGATATTTTCTGGGTATGCATTCTGTGCAATGTTGATTAATCCAGTATGGCAATAAGTGGAAACAGTGCCTTTTGAGTATTCATAATGGAATATCAAGGTCCTTTTGTATTTGAATGTATGCTTTGCCCATAATCAAGTAAGCATCTGCATTCTTATTTTCAGGTTAGATTGGCAAACAACCAATATACTCTAAACAAGAACAGCTTCTTTGAGTATGAGACTCACTTTACTGTCATGGTACGTGTTGAATTTTTTTCGTTAAATCAATCTTCGGGAGAGCCATTTATTTCTTAATTTATGGACTTGTTTCTTGATTTTAATATAATGTGTTAACTTGAATGACTTGCAGAACTATCGTGGAATATTGAATCACAAAAACACACCAGAGTTTGTTGCAGAATTTGAACAAGAGCATCAAGGTAACCACATCTCTTCTTCCATAGTAAGGATGGTGATTTGCAATTGTATAACAAACAAGGTATATCTATATTCTTCTGATATGGATTCTTATTTATGTAACAGTTAAATGGATGGATATCCATCAAAGAGTAAGAAACATGATTAGATCTGTTTTCGAGGCAGCTGCACTAGTACATCCTGAAATGCATAGCCCAACATCTAGGGCAATGTATGGTGTCGATGTAATGCTTGATAGCTCTTTTCAACCAAAATTATTGGAGGTTTGTAGCTCGAAATAATTCCGTTCCTACCTCGTTTTTACACGTTAGATCAGAGAGATAAGACAGGACTAGAATCTATTTGTATAGTTGTTGATTAACTATATAAGATTTGATGGAAATTATTATTCTGCAAGGGGATGACAATGACAAATATTATTACGTTTTGTGTTTATGCAGGTAACTTACTGCCCAGACTGCACAAGAGCATGCCAGTATGATATGCAATCTCTATCTGGAAGCGGAGAAGTAATAAAAGCTAAAGAGTTCTTCAATTATGTGTTTGGTTGTTTATTTTTGGATGAAATCACTCATGTAAAGCCACTGTAATTGATTTACAGTTGTGTTGTGCAACATTGTCTCTTTGGTAGAGTTTGTTTTGTTTAACCAACATTGACAACAATCAGTTGATTTATAAGGTTCTTTCTGTTAATTTTAGTTGAGACCGAGAAAGATTTTAACAAGGTAAAAAACATCATAGGTTCTTAATCATTCTAATTTTTCTATTGTTTATTTCACACGGGATCTAAATAGGGCATTGCTTAttctattttgtattttttacattttaaaataagtttttcttttAGTCTCTCCCCAATCACATCACAATGAAAAGCAAATGAAATGAATAATATTTTGTCGACTGAAATTAATGTTCAAAACTGATTTTTAATAATCAACAGTTTAATttgactaaaaaaaaaaatagtagctTCAAGAGCATAGCTCAGTTGGTATTCGGGGTTCAAACCCATCCACTTTTTAAATCAAAATGATTCTCAGGATGCTTCTTTACCAACTGTTAAAACATTTAAGCCACATTCTTCAAGCGATTTAAGCGTTTTATATTTACAGCTCGCATGACAGACCCAAATCAGGAGTGGAGTGGGCTTCTTTTCTTGGCTGAAAAGAATACACGCAAAAAATGGAGAAATTGGAAATAAAAGTAACTATTCTAATTTCAGAGGTGGCAAAATTAAGAAAGAAAGTTATAAGTGCGATGCAACAACTGCTATGCTACAATTACTTAGTACCTCAACTAGTTTCCTTGATGAACTTTTATGTACATTCAGTTATCTATTCCTTGATATGTTCCACGCTTCTTGTCCTAATATTCCAGCAAAGATGAAGGAGCTAGAATTTTGTATAGAAATGACAAGTAATCTAAAAAATTCATGGCAGCTATACAGACCGCCCCTCACTTGGTTCAGTTGATACATTCGTTTGATTTCTTGATATGGAGAGCTTCTTATGCAGTTCATGGTTCGACATCCGCTCAATCTCCAATGCTCGCTCAAGCTTTAACAGCATCATAAGTTGCACCAACAATTACAAGGTTAGATCAAGTCGAAGCACTCTTGTTCAGGTAATCCTAGAATGGGATAGATGAAATTAAGATATGGTAAAGGAATAAATGGAAGCGGTACCTTAGCTGCTCGTGTGCTCCATTCCCCTAAAATAGCTCTCAGTCTTTCATTCTCTTCCACATACTGTTCCAGTATTTCATCAATGAATTATAGAAACTTGAAATGGCAGCAGATTTATTAACATAAATTTGTAgaaattatatatgatattgcTTAAGCATATGAACAAAGATGGGCTATAGCATCAGGGTTGCAAATACTGCAAAATCGGCTATGACTATTTAGAGTGCATTTTTTCAGAATCACTAGTCTCAATAATATCAGAGAACCATGTTTTTGTAGGCTTACTCATTTCAAGCAAAGGAGTTAAGAAAAGGGAAATAAGTCAGTTGCAAGAAACATCATATAAACAATAACAGAAAAGTTAGCCTAACAATTCATAGAtagaaaaaaagggaaaaaaattcTGATGCAAAACATCATAAGACCGAGAAAGTGGGAGAATGCTATAACAAAGGAAGGCATGCATGACTATTTGAGCacagccaaaaaaaaaagatcaacTCTATCATCATATTAAAGCTCCATTCATTTACGATTACTGTAGCATACTTAAAATAAATGGTGCAAATTAAACCTACTGGAGGTACCTGATCATTTGTAGTCCGCACTTGCTGTATCTCAGAGTCCCTCTCAGCTATCAAAGACCGAGCAAGTCTTAGCTCTGTTTGCAGTTGATTCATCTGTACCATAAGCAAGACGTTACTATACTAAGTAGAAAAATTCATTAGAATATGAAAGTCAAACACAAGGGAGAAGGTGTCGACAACTAAGAATAAGCAGCAACTACAGAAATCACAATGAGCAGCAAGATGATGAGATATGACATATatattatgtattatatatTATCTTCATACAATTGTGAGTGTTCATGCGAAACATATATTCAATGCTAAAGCAAGAACATCATCACTAAACAAGTTTTACCTCAGCAGAAAGCGTTCGAAGTTCTTGTTCACGGGCTGCTAACATATGAGCAAGATCAACCTGAAGAAGTACAGATAAAAAATCATTATCTCAAGCATTCCTCACAAGCTCCATGTTAGTGCAAACAGAAGGGACATTCCTCCCAGTGTACTCATAGAAAGCAGATATTGTAATAGAAAATAAGTTATTGTCCTTGTCTAGGAGAGAGACACATCACAGCTAAGCTAACCAAAAAGATAATCACTTGTTGCATCCTAACTCCCAACTCAAAGTGAAATTGTTCTTTCTTGTATGCCCTCTAGTTTCTTTTCGCTCcattgttttatttcttaagTGGTGCTGCTTGAGTTGTAGAGCCTTATATGAAGATATTCCCCCAGTTCTCAGGAAGCACCagataatttatgtaaagttgagCAGAGGCATACTAATGAATCAAAGGCAAACAGGTATTCCTAGAAAGAGAGATCTAGCTTGCAAATGTTGACATTTTAGTATAATAATGTCTTTCTGAA comes from Euphorbia lathyris chromosome 8, ddEupLath1.1, whole genome shotgun sequence and encodes:
- the LOC136203292 gene encoding uncharacterized protein; translated protein: MPATGTKIENYEDFVKVHGLLLAASGLPRSLHRKLFDKLVSETFDGGAYFHIEPCQEGRQRRLLLTSDSMPNESNVFLVDHAWTFRLSDAYKQLQEVPGLVQRMASLMCVDIDFNSDADDEDGVSQDHNSKLNVVDVVQNEINDAKAKGYDTVRWLELEELDIDDDMLLSLDLPGKFPDLLALSLCGNKLDSVETIVQEVTKFKYLRALWLNNNPVLKHGDDHMVDTIIQRCPTLQIYNSRFTDNFGEWALGFSEGVYEKDNPGCVHEGESDLQCVTSLDLSNRFVHSLMNKAFSPVKMPALSHLNIRGNPLEQNSINELLEVLKGFPHLQALEVDIPGPLGGSAIEILESFPSLSLLNGVHASKILETGNPVIDAKLEPRLPKWTADEPLADRIISAMWLYIMSYRLADEEKIDETSVWYVMDELGSALRHSDEPNFRVAPFLFMPEGKLESAVSYSILWPVQNVKNGDECTRDFLFGIGEDKHRSARLTAYFHTPHNFFIQEYKKFCQNLQSTNLNSLPVKSPSTKRLCRGDGFPLHVYTDIPQVEELLTRPEFVITSESKDADIIWTSMQVDDETKKATGITDQQYINQFPFEACLVMKHHLAETVQRAHGSPEWLQPTYNLETHLSPLIGDCYLRERDGMDNLWILKPWNMARTIDTTVTDNLAAIIRLMETGPKICQKYIEHPALFQGKKFDLRYIVLVRSMNPLELFLADIFWVRLANNQYTLNKNSFFEYETHFTVMNYRGILNHKNTPEFVAEFEQEHQVKWMDIHQRVRNMIRSVFEAAALVHPEMHSPTSRAMYGVDVMLDSSFQPKLLEVTYCPDCTRACQYDMQSLSGSGEVIKAKEFFNYVFGCLFLDEITHVKPL